One stretch of Comamonas testosteroni DNA includes these proteins:
- the wecB gene encoding non-hydrolyzing UDP-N-acetylglucosamine 2-epimerase → MNQDSEALHAKPDIAQLLIVSGTRPEIIKLAPVYHALQETHWARPIWLHTGQHGDMAAQMLDCFHIQPDHVLQRQGGSLLEFATGCRTQLESVLTVTSCEAVIVQGDTESAFQGALAGFYLKVPVVHVEAGLRTYNLHRPFPEEGLRQMIGRIASLHLAPTLRAQQALERENVAKENIEMTGNTVVDAQLWASQHHHIRRRMQGRGHILVTMHRRENWGPDVDHVCEAIADIAREFPQMPVLFPVHLNPVVKEPVYRLLGGLPNVKLTEPLDYLAMQQALADAWLVLTDSGGLQEEAPTFKVPVLVLRDETERPEVLEAGCAALVGADRGRIVQSVRHLMHDDAAYRSMQASSNPFGDGTAAQRTVKRLHQMLRPDQAGLAQKAAERTPHVLA, encoded by the coding sequence ATGAATCAGGACTCCGAGGCTCTTCACGCCAAGCCAGACATCGCGCAGTTGCTCATCGTGTCCGGGACCAGGCCCGAAATCATCAAGCTGGCCCCTGTTTATCACGCACTGCAGGAGACGCACTGGGCCCGCCCCATCTGGCTGCACACCGGCCAGCATGGCGACATGGCCGCACAAATGCTGGATTGCTTTCATATCCAGCCCGATCATGTGCTGCAAAGGCAAGGAGGCTCGCTGCTGGAATTCGCTACAGGCTGCCGGACTCAACTGGAGTCCGTGCTCACGGTTACGAGCTGTGAGGCAGTGATCGTGCAGGGAGATACAGAGAGCGCGTTTCAGGGTGCATTGGCCGGCTTCTACCTCAAGGTGCCCGTCGTCCATGTCGAGGCCGGCCTGCGCACCTACAACCTGCACCGACCTTTTCCGGAAGAAGGTCTGCGGCAGATGATAGGGCGCATCGCCAGCCTGCATCTGGCCCCCACCCTGAGAGCCCAGCAGGCACTGGAGCGCGAAAACGTGGCCAAGGAAAACATCGAGATGACGGGCAACACCGTCGTCGATGCCCAGCTCTGGGCCAGCCAGCATCACCACATCCGTCGCCGCATGCAAGGCCGGGGCCATATCCTGGTGACCATGCACAGGCGAGAGAACTGGGGCCCCGATGTGGACCATGTGTGCGAAGCCATTGCCGATATCGCGCGCGAGTTTCCCCAGATGCCGGTGCTGTTTCCGGTCCACCTCAATCCGGTGGTCAAGGAGCCCGTATACCGGCTGCTGGGCGGACTGCCCAATGTCAAGCTGACAGAACCGCTGGATTACCTGGCCATGCAGCAGGCCCTGGCCGATGCCTGGCTGGTGCTGACCGATTCCGGCGGACTGCAGGAGGAGGCGCCGACCTTCAAGGTACCTGTGCTGGTCTTGCGCGACGAGACCGAGCGTCCCGAGGTGCTGGAAGCCGGCTGCGCCGCCTTGGTTGGAGCCGACAGAGGCAGGATCGTTCAGTCCGTGCGCCACCTGATGCATGACGATGCGGCCTATCGGAGCATGCAGGCCAGCAGCAACCCGTTTGGTGACGGGACTGCAGCACAGCGCACCGTAAAAAGACTGCACCAGATGCTCAGGCCTGATCAAGCTGGCCTGGCACAGAAAGCCGCAGAAAGGACGCCTCATGTCCTGGCTTGA
- the glmM gene encoding phosphoglucosamine mutase — protein sequence MRRQYFGTDGIRGRAGYFPITPDFALHLAHVVGRMLHRNEERPTVLIGKDTRISGHMLESALVSGFNSSGVDVLLLGTLPTPGVAYLTRALRASLGVVISASHNTFEDNGIKFFSAKGTKLPYVWEVAVEQMLLDEPHWVPAIALGKTQLLDDAAGRYIEFCKSTCDHAFTLRGLKIVVDAGHGAAYQIAPMVLHELGAEVVAIGCAPDGMNINQGAGAAHPELLATTVSGCGADFGIALDGDADRLLVVDAAGRLYNGDELLYLIVADRLEHDESIAGAVGTLMTNMAVERAFGVLDVDFMRTKVGDRYVLEELSRRGWTFGGEGSGHLLILDRHSTGDGLVNALQILQACVRTGRTLSQWLLPVQLYPQALLNVHWSPDRDWRSNALLARVQAQVEAELGSTGRVLVRHSGTEPLLHVMVEAQDGDQASRCAERLVTAARDG from the coding sequence ATGAGACGCCAATATTTCGGTACCGACGGAATCCGTGGGCGGGCTGGGTATTTCCCCATCACGCCGGACTTCGCTCTGCATCTTGCCCATGTCGTCGGACGAATGCTTCATCGCAACGAAGAGCGCCCGACGGTGCTGATCGGCAAGGACACGCGCATCTCGGGGCACATGCTCGAAAGCGCCCTGGTGTCGGGCTTCAATTCCTCTGGCGTGGATGTGCTGCTGCTTGGAACGCTGCCTACACCGGGGGTGGCCTATCTCACGCGGGCCTTGCGGGCCAGTCTGGGAGTGGTCATCAGCGCCAGCCACAACACCTTCGAGGACAACGGCATCAAATTCTTCAGTGCCAAAGGCACCAAGCTGCCCTACGTCTGGGAGGTAGCGGTCGAGCAGATGCTGCTGGATGAGCCGCATTGGGTCCCGGCGATCGCACTCGGAAAGACCCAGCTCCTGGATGATGCCGCCGGTCGCTATATCGAGTTTTGCAAGAGCACTTGCGACCATGCGTTCACCTTGCGAGGACTGAAGATCGTGGTCGATGCCGGCCATGGTGCGGCCTATCAGATAGCGCCCATGGTCTTGCATGAACTCGGGGCTGAAGTGGTTGCCATAGGCTGCGCACCCGATGGCATGAATATCAACCAGGGGGCCGGAGCCGCACATCCTGAGCTCCTGGCCACGACTGTTTCCGGCTGCGGTGCGGATTTCGGCATCGCACTGGATGGCGATGCGGATCGCCTGCTGGTCGTCGATGCCGCCGGAAGGCTCTATAACGGGGACGAACTGCTGTATCTGATTGTCGCCGACCGCCTGGAGCATGACGAGAGCATTGCGGGTGCCGTCGGCACGCTGATGACGAATATGGCGGTGGAGCGGGCATTCGGGGTGCTGGATGTGGACTTCATGCGCACCAAGGTCGGTGACCGCTACGTGCTTGAAGAGCTCAGCCGCAGGGGCTGGACCTTCGGTGGCGAGGGGTCAGGCCATCTGCTGATACTGGACCGCCACAGCACGGGCGACGGTCTGGTGAATGCGCTGCAGATATTGCAGGCCTGTGTGCGCACCGGCCGCACGCTGTCGCAATGGCTGCTGCCGGTGCAGCTCTATCCCCAGGCCTTGCTCAATGTGCACTGGTCGCCAGACCGGGATTGGCGCAGCAATGCCTTGCTGGCACGAGTGCAGGCACAGGTCGAGGCCGAGCTGGGCTCTACCGGGCGTGTGCTGGTGCGTCACAGCGGCACGGAGCCGCTGCTGCATGTGATGGTGGAGGCTCAGGATGGCGATCAGGCCAGCCGCTGTGCCGAGCGACTGGTCACGGCTGCCAGAGATGGTTAG
- the hisF gene encoding imidazole glycerol phosphate synthase subunit HisF, with protein sequence MLAKRIIPCLDVTGGRVVKGVNFLELRDAGDPVEIAARYNAQGADELTFLDITATSDGRDLILPIIEAVASQVFIPLTVGGGVRSVEDVRRLLNAGADKTSFNSAAIANPDTINACSDKYGAQCIVVAIDAKRRTPEDEQRIGPGGTPMGPGWDVYSHGGRKNVGLDVVRWAEEMARRGAGEILLTSMDKDGTKSGFDLKLTRAVADAVAVPVIASGGVGNLEDLADGVTIGGADAVLAASIFHYGEYTVQQAKECMRARGIPVRL encoded by the coding sequence ATGCTTGCCAAACGCATCATTCCCTGCCTTGACGTGACCGGCGGCCGCGTGGTCAAGGGCGTCAATTTTCTGGAGCTGCGCGATGCGGGCGACCCGGTGGAAATTGCCGCACGCTACAACGCCCAGGGTGCGGATGAGCTGACTTTTCTGGACATCACGGCTACCAGCGATGGCCGTGACCTGATTCTGCCCATCATCGAAGCCGTGGCTTCGCAGGTCTTCATTCCGCTGACCGTGGGCGGTGGCGTGCGCAGCGTGGAAGATGTGCGTCGTCTGCTCAATGCCGGAGCCGACAAGACCAGCTTCAACTCCGCCGCCATTGCCAACCCGGACACCATCAATGCCTGCAGCGACAAGTACGGCGCGCAATGCATTGTGGTGGCCATCGACGCCAAGCGCCGCACGCCCGAGGACGAGCAGCGCATCGGCCCCGGCGGCACGCCCATGGGGCCGGGCTGGGATGTGTACAGCCATGGCGGCCGCAAGAACGTGGGGCTGGACGTGGTGCGCTGGGCCGAAGAGATGGCCAGGCGCGGTGCCGGCGAGATCCTGCTGACCAGCATGGACAAGGACGGCACCAAGAGCGGTTTCGACCTGAAGCTCACGCGTGCCGTGGCCGATGCCGTGGCCGTGCCGGTGATTGCATCGGGCGGTGTCGGCAATCTGGAGGATCTGGCCGATGGCGTGACCATTGGCGGCGCCGATGCCGTGCTGGCCGCGAGCATCTTCCACTATGGCGAATACACCGTGCAGCAGGCCAAGGAGTGCATGCGTGCACGCGGCATTCCCGTGCGCCTGTAA
- the hisI gene encoding phosphoribosyl-AMP cyclohydrolase yields MACAGSYTKQRSAMSWLDQVKWDAQGLVPVIAQEQSSGDVVMFAWMNREALEKTAELGRAVYFSRSRNKLWFKGEESGHVQTVHEMRIDCDNDVVLLKITQEGHDPGIACHTGRHSCFYSVFKDGQWLAVDPVLKDPASIYK; encoded by the coding sequence CTGGCCTGCGCTGGCAGCTATACAAAACAAAGGTCTGCAATGAGCTGGCTCGATCAAGTCAAATGGGATGCGCAGGGACTGGTGCCCGTGATTGCGCAGGAGCAAAGCAGCGGCGACGTGGTCATGTTCGCCTGGATGAACCGCGAGGCACTGGAAAAGACCGCCGAGCTGGGGCGTGCCGTCTACTTCAGCCGCTCGCGCAACAAGCTGTGGTTCAAGGGCGAGGAGTCAGGCCATGTGCAGACCGTGCACGAGATGCGCATCGACTGCGACAACGACGTGGTTTTGCTCAAGATCACGCAAGAGGGGCATGATCCCGGTATTGCCTGCCATACCGGTCGCCACTCCTGCTTCTATAGCGTTTTCAAGGACGGACAGTGGCTCGCTGTCGATCCGGTCTTGAAAGATCCTGCTTCCATCTATAAATAA
- a CDS encoding phosphoribosyl-ATP diphosphatase, whose protein sequence is MSEQNTASVEGALARLAAVIESRKVANGGDPEKSYVARLLHKGPDAFLKKIGEEATEVVMAAKDVDHGADKGKILYEVADLWFHSMIALSHYGLTPAEVVAELERREGTSGLEEKALRKAQERAAQEGAAKQ, encoded by the coding sequence ATGTCTGAACAAAACACCGCGTCGGTCGAGGGCGCACTGGCCCGTCTGGCCGCCGTGATCGAAAGCCGCAAGGTCGCCAACGGTGGCGATCCCGAGAAAAGCTATGTCGCGCGCCTGCTGCACAAGGGGCCCGACGCCTTTCTGAAGAAGATCGGCGAAGAGGCAACCGAAGTCGTCATGGCCGCCAAGGATGTCGATCATGGCGCGGACAAGGGCAAGATCCTCTATGAAGTGGCGGATCTGTGGTTTCACTCCATGATTGCGTTGTCGCACTACGGATTGACGCCTGCAGAGGTGGTGGCCGAGCTGGAGCGCCGCGAGGGCACCAGCGGTCTGGAGGAGAAAGCCCTGCGCAAGGCCCAGGAACGCGCTGCTCAGGAAGGGGCGGCCAAGCAATAA